Proteins encoded together in one Quercus lobata isolate SW786 chromosome 3, ValleyOak3.0 Primary Assembly, whole genome shotgun sequence window:
- the LOC115979868 gene encoding alkaline/neutral invertase A, mitochondrial-like has protein sequence MNTIRFLIKPTMKSTSKILSSCRNSQFFNPNSQTQAHPFRVLVSARFIRNTHMAFRFPSSGFYQSKPNGIGGFSNGRGIYIVSRVLSTAVETRVNENSFERIYVQGNNGGTNVKPLVVERIDKDENMVAEEGSRIEVDGGVGVGDGGGDVNLRNLEGLIEPKVVVEESEVEKEAWRLLREAVVYYCGSPVGTVAANDPGDKQPLNYDQVFIRDFVPSALAFLLKGEGEIVRNFLLHTLQLQSWEKTVDCYSPGQGLMPASFKVRTVPLEENKYEEVLDPDFGESAIGRVAPVDSGLWWIILLRAYGKLTGDYALQERVDVQTGLKMILNLCLTDGFDMFPSLLVTDGSCMIDRRMGIHGHPLEIQALFYSALRCSREMLAVNDGSKNLVRAINNRLSALSFHIREYYWVDMKKINEIYRYKTEEYSMDATNKFNIYPEQIPSWLMDWIPEEGGYMMGNLQPAHMDFRFFTLGNLWSIVSSLGTPRQNTAMLNLIEAKWDDLVGHMPLKICYPAFEFEEWRIITGSDPKNTPWSYHNGGSWPTLLWQFTLACMKMGRFELAQKAVDLAEKRLPVDHWPEYYDTQTGRFIGKQARHFQTWTVAGFLASKLLLQNPEMASMLFWEEDYELLEICVCALSKSGRKKCSRFAAKSQILV, from the exons ATGAACACAATCAGATTCCTCATCAAACCAACCATGAAATCCACTTCCAAAATCCTCTCCTCATGTCGAAACTCACAGTTTTTCAATCCAAACTCGCAGACCCAAGCACACCCTTTTCGTGTTTTGGTCTCTGCTCGCTTTATTCGCAATACCCACATGGCTTTTCGATTCCCAAGCTCAGGTTTTTACCAGTCTAAGCCTAATGGTATTGGTGGGTTTTCCAATGGTAGGGGTATCTATATTGTTTCTAGGGTGCTTTCCACTGCTGTGGAGACACGCGTGAATGAGAACAGCTTTGAGAGAATCTATGTGCAAGGTAACAATGGTGGCACGAATGTTAAGCCATTGGTGGTAGAGAGAATTGACAAAGATGAGAATATGGTTGCGGAAGAAGGCTCTAGGATAGAGGTTGATGGTGGAGTTGGTgttggtgatggtggtggtgatgtgAATTTAAGGAATTTGGAGGGTTTGATTGAACCCaaggtggtggtggaggagagtGAGGTGGAGAAAGAAGCATGGAGGTTGTTGAGAGAGGCTGTTGTGTATTATTGCGGGAGTCCTGTGGGGACGGTGGCGGCGAATGACCCCGGGGATAAGCAACCATTGAATTATGATCAGGTGTTTATCCGGGACTTCGTCCCCTCGGCACTTGCATTCTTGCTTAAAGGAgaaggggagattgttaggaacTTTCTCCTTCATACCTTGCAATTGCAG AGTTGGGAGAAAACAGTGGACTGCTATAGCCCAGGGCAGGGCTTGATGCCTGCAAGCTTTAAAGTTAGAACTGTGCCTCTTGAGGAAAATAAGTATGAAGAAGTTCTAGATCCAGATTTTGGTGAATCAGCTATTGGTCGTGTTGCACCTGTGGATTCTG GGTTGTGGTGGATTATCCTATTGAGGGCTTATGGAAAACTCACTGGTGACTATGCATTACAAGAAAGGGTGGATGTTCAGACTGGCTTAAAAATGATACTGAACTTGTGTTTAACCGATGGGTTTGATATGTTTCCTTCTCTGTTGGTCACTGATGGCTCCTGCATGATAGACCGGCGGATGGGTATTCATGGTCACCCCCTTGAGATCCAA GCCCTGTTTTACTCAGCTCTTCGCTGCTCCCGTGAAATGCTTGCTGTAAATGATGGATCCAAGAATCTGGTGAGAGCCATCAACAATAGGCTCAGTGCACTGTCTTTCCACATCAGAGAATACTATTGGGTGGACATGAAAAAAATCAATGAGATTTACCGATATAAAACGGAGGAATATTCCATGGATGCCACCAACAAATTCAATATCTATCCTGAACAAATTCCTTCTTGGCTGATGGATTGGATTCCAGAGGAAGGCGGCTATATGATGGGTAATCTACAGCCTGCTCACATGGATTTTAGGTTTTTCACGCTTGGAAATCTTTGGTCTATTGTTTCATCTTTGGGCACTCCAAGACAAAATACAGCTATGTTAAATCTCATTGAAGCCAAATGGGATGATCTTGTGGGCCATATGCCACTTAAGATATGCTACCCTGCCTTTGAGTTTGAGGAATGGCGAATAATCACTGGCAGTGACCCTAAGAATAC CCCATGGTCATATCATAATGGTGGATCCTGGCCGACACTCCTGTGGCAG TTCACATTGGCATGCATGAAGATGGGCAGATTTGAACTAGCCCAAAAAGCTGTTGATTTGGCTGAGAAGAGGCTTCCAGTTGACCATTGGCCTGAATATTATGATACCCAGACAGGGAGGTTTATTGGAAAGCAAGCCCGACATTTCCAAACGTGGACTGTTGCTGGGTTTCTTGCATCTAAATTGCTCTTGCAGAATCCAGAGATGGCTTCCATGTTATTCTGGGAGGAGGATTATGAGCTTCTTGAGATCTGTGTTTGTGCACTTAGCAAGAGTGGTCGGAAGAAATGCTCTCGCTTTGCTGCAAAGTCTCAGATACTTGTATAA